A single region of the Hyphomonas adhaerens MHS-3 genome encodes:
- a CDS encoding flavin-containing monooxygenase yields the protein MQSGKDGTSLSIAVLGAGMSGLAAVAKLKEAGYSKIDLFEKSDGVGGTWRDNTYPGCGCDVPSHLYSYSFDLNPDWDYKWSLQPQILQYFEDFADKFGVRPHCHFNSEITDCSYDEASRTWTLTKADGTTHTADVLISGLGQLNIPSIPDFKGKDSFGGASFHSARWDHSVDLKGKKVCVIGNGPSAVQFLPEIQKQVGKLINFQRSPAWCRPRGQRKYTEADKRAFDKQRWRINWYRWRIRAFADFGFTAFHQGESGLAKSMKKMCLKHLEDQVKDPEMRALLTPDFEPGCKRILISDDYYPALIQPNVEVIRQGVKEITPRGVVGDDGVEHACDVIIYATGFQSTEFLTPMQVHGREGVSLNEVWKDGAEAYKGVAVPGFPNFFLLYGPNTNLGHNSIILMVERQLEYVIQAIGRIAAKEVAALDVKPEAMKAYNDKLQADLGKTVWAGDCASWYKTESGKVTNNWSGKTTEYAAIMRKFDPDSWQVIPAD from the coding sequence ATGCAGTCGGGAAAGGATGGAACGTCTCTCAGCATTGCCGTGCTCGGCGCGGGCATGAGCGGCCTGGCAGCGGTCGCGAAGCTGAAAGAGGCCGGTTATTCGAAGATCGACCTGTTCGAAAAGTCGGACGGTGTCGGCGGCACCTGGCGCGATAATACCTATCCGGGGTGTGGCTGCGATGTACCCAGCCATCTCTACTCTTATTCCTTCGACCTCAATCCGGACTGGGACTACAAATGGTCGCTGCAGCCGCAGATCCTTCAATATTTCGAAGACTTCGCGGACAAGTTCGGCGTACGTCCCCACTGCCACTTCAATTCAGAGATCACCGACTGCAGCTATGACGAAGCCAGCCGCACCTGGACGCTGACAAAGGCGGACGGAACGACTCATACCGCAGATGTGCTCATCTCCGGCCTTGGCCAGCTGAACATTCCCTCCATTCCGGATTTCAAAGGCAAGGACAGTTTCGGAGGGGCCTCCTTCCATTCTGCCCGCTGGGATCATTCCGTCGACCTGAAAGGCAAGAAGGTTTGCGTGATCGGCAATGGACCAAGCGCGGTCCAGTTCCTGCCCGAGATACAGAAACAGGTCGGGAAACTGATCAATTTCCAGCGGTCGCCGGCCTGGTGCCGTCCGCGCGGCCAGCGGAAGTACACGGAAGCCGACAAGCGCGCTTTCGACAAGCAGCGGTGGCGGATCAACTGGTATCGCTGGCGCATCCGGGCCTTCGCCGATTTCGGCTTCACCGCCTTTCACCAGGGTGAGAGCGGTCTGGCGAAGTCGATGAAGAAGATGTGCCTGAAACATCTCGAAGACCAGGTGAAGGATCCGGAGATGCGTGCCTTGCTGACGCCGGACTTTGAACCGGGCTGCAAGCGCATCCTCATCTCGGACGACTATTACCCGGCTCTGATCCAGCCGAATGTCGAGGTGATCCGTCAGGGGGTGAAGGAAATCACGCCCCGGGGCGTCGTCGGTGACGACGGTGTGGAGCACGCCTGCGATGTCATCATCTATGCGACCGGCTTCCAGTCGACCGAATTCCTGACCCCGATGCAGGTCCATGGCCGGGAAGGGGTGTCCCTGAACGAAGTCTGGAAGGATGGCGCTGAAGCGTACAAGGGCGTGGCTGTCCCCGGCTTTCCAAACTTCTTCCTGCTGTACGGCCCGAACACCAATCTCGGGCACAATTCCATCATCCTGATGGTGGAACGCCAGCTGGAATACGTGATCCAGGCGATCGGCCGGATTGCGGCGAAGGAAGTTGCGGCGCTGGATGTGAAGCCGGAGGCGATGAAGGCTTACAATGACAAGCTTCAGGCGGACCTCGGCAAGACGGTCTGGGCGGGCGATTGCGCCAGCTGGTACAAGACAGAGAGCGGCAAGGTGACCAACAACTGGTCCGGCAAGACGACCGAATATGCCGCGATCATGCGCAAATTTGACCCCGACAGCTGGCAGGTCATTCCCGCTGATTGA